A single Bacillota bacterium DNA region contains:
- a CDS encoding HAD family hydrolase, with product MLEAVTFDFWNTLFREPPGAPASRLRVERMAVVMREFGCEIESSTLLAELRRCWEYATNLQYYQGLDFRPEEHVRKFMADLGLPDSPELEAKLYRAYTEVLLDAPPLMVEGALEVIVRLAEKYLVGLICNTGATPGSVLRQIMARAGLLPYFSTLTFSNEVYIAKPNPAIFQLTLDKLGVVAARSIHIGDDPISDIAGALSAGMRAIWVKRPGAVEEEGKISQQVERVQSLTEILNLIG from the coding sequence TTGCTTGAGGCAGTGACATTTGATTTCTGGAACACTCTTTTTCGTGAACCCCCGGGGGCACCAGCCAGCCGACTACGGGTGGAAAGGATGGCCGTGGTGATGCGCGAATTCGGTTGCGAGATTGAATCTTCTACCCTGCTGGCCGAATTGCGTCGGTGTTGGGAGTATGCCACGAATTTGCAGTATTATCAAGGACTTGATTTCCGACCCGAAGAACATGTCCGGAAATTCATGGCAGATTTAGGTTTACCTGACTCGCCAGAGCTGGAGGCCAAGCTTTACCGCGCTTACACGGAGGTACTCTTAGACGCGCCTCCATTGATGGTTGAAGGGGCTTTGGAGGTCATTGTTCGCCTGGCAGAGAAGTACCTAGTGGGCTTGATCTGCAACACGGGAGCGACTCCTGGTAGTGTCCTTAGGCAAATCATGGCGCGAGCCGGACTGCTGCCTTACTTTTCCACCCTGACTTTCTCGAATGAAGTTTACATCGCTAAACCAAATCCGGCGATCTTCCAGCTTACGTTAGACAAACTGGGAGTGGTAGCAGCACGGAGTATTCACATTGGTGACGACCCGATTAGCGACATCGCGGGTGCGCTTAGTGCGGGAATGCGCGCGATCTGGGTGAAACGGCCTGGGGCGGTGGAAGAGGAAGGGAAGATCAGCCAGCAGGTCGAACGGGTGCAAAGCCTGACGGAAATACTAAATTTAATTGGGTAG